A single genomic interval of Plodia interpunctella isolate USDA-ARS_2022_Savannah chromosome 14, ilPloInte3.2, whole genome shotgun sequence harbors:
- the LOC128675276 gene encoding PAT complex subunit CCDC47 isoform X1, producing MIRLPTCQCFLSDIDFSGFSLTYFLSITAVIEDKMRFTLFSIALLLCGALVTQAYEDSNLEDDDFAEFEQFEADDEATVNDFSEEAKEVPIQKSKEPFDTADAADEILAEEEEDNEFEHFQDPEEFEGLPESTTPRSSEQPKITISKVPITVRPRWDAYWLEGTLCCLLAAYALAYAVGRAKNTSIATNFLKLHKPLLDDNFTLVGETGLDVVAATDERGWRREAEHCFTMWCSGRVCCEGMLLTLKLIKRQDLVHVLLGLVRPTPDTLHIRVELGKDDSDPFVLCVAQKKIATKLAKEMQDLSVFCPERRAGDKHGLPASLAVLSESAEAAAALLDARVTAALTLYHAHVQYIHISDRYCGPKQMEEQAVTKPPVTERVMLVSLALGPDGGGQELRPLLLLLLHLLEKIKRLRLSKEALAKCEKRRWKVAEAWMRGAHAARAEQAALRREEKRKQEKEKILAEDDPEKQRRWELKEQKREKKRKTPKMKQLKVKAM from the exons ATGATAAGATTACCTACTTGTCAATGTTTTTTGTCAGACATAGATTTCAGTGGGTTCAGTCTTACATACTTCCTTAGTATTACAGCAGTGATTGAG GACAAAATGAGGTTCACCTTATTTTCAATAGCGCTGCTACTCTGCGGTGCGCTAGTCACTCAAGCTTATGAAGACTCTAATTTAGAGGATGATGATTTTGCAGAATTTGAACAGTTTGAGGCTGATGATGAGGCAACTGTGAATG ATTTCAGTGAAGAGGCCAAAGAGGTACCAATTCAGAAGTCCAAAGAGCCATTCGATACTGCCGACGCGGCTGATGAAATTCTAGCGGAG GAGGAGGAAGACAATGAGTTTGAGCACTTCCAGGACCCGGAGGAGTTTGAGGGCCTGCCGGAGAGCACTACTCCTCGCAGCTCTGAACAACCAAAGATTACTATTTCTAAG GTTCCTATAACAGTGCGCCCGCGCTGGGACGCCTACTGGCTGGAAGGCACCCTGTGCTGCCTCCTCGCCGCGTACGCGCTGGCCTACGCTGTGGGCCGCGCCAAGAACACCTCCATCGCTACCAACTTCTTGAAGCTGCATAAGCCTCTGTTAGACGACAACTTCACGTTAGTTG GTGAGACCGGGCTGGACGTGGTAGCGGCGACGGACGAGCGCGGGTGGAGACGGGAGGCGGAGCATTGTTTCACCATGTGGTGCAGCGGGAGGGTCTGTTGTGAAGGCATGCTGCTTACTCTCAAGCTGATCAAG cgTCAAGACCTTGTACACGTGTTGCTAGGACTAGTGAGACCCACTCCAGACACACTCCACATTCGAGTGGAACTCGGCAAAGACGACAGCGACCCGTTCGTGCTGTGTGTAGCTCAGAAGAAGATCGCCACCAAACTGGCCAAGGAGATGCAGGACCTG AGCGTGTTCTGCCCCGAGCGACGGGCGGGCGACAAGCACGGCCTGCCGGCGTCACTCGCCGTGCTGTCGGAGAGCGCGGAGGCCGCGGCGGCGCTCCTCGACGCCAGGGTGACCGCCGCCCTCACTCTGTACCACGCGCACGTGCAGTACATACACATCTCCGACAGATACTGCGGCCCCAAGCAGATGGA GGAGCAAGCGGTGACGAAGCCGCCGGTGACCGAGCGAGTGATGCTGGTCAGCCTCGCGCTGGGGCCCGACGGCGGCGGACAGGAGCTGCGGccgctgctgctgctgctgctgcatCTGCTGGAGAAGATCAAGCGGCTGAGACTCAGCAAGGAG GCGCTGGCAAAGTGTGAGAAGCGTCGTTGGAAAGTGGCGGAGGCGTGGATGCGGGGGGCGCACGCCGCGCGCGCTGAGCAAGCGGCGCTGCGCCGGGAGGAGAAACGCAAGCAAGAGAAAGAGAAGATTCTCGCG GAGGACGACCCTGAAAAACAGCGTCGTTGGGAGCTGAAGGAGCAGAAACGCGAAAAGAAACGCAAGACTCCTAAAATGAAGCAACTCAAAGTAAAAGCAATGTGA
- the LOC128675276 gene encoding PAT complex subunit CCDC47 isoform X2, whose translation MRFTLFSIALLLCGALVTQAYEDSNLEDDDFAEFEQFEADDEATVNDFSEEAKEVPIQKSKEPFDTADAADEILAEEEEDNEFEHFQDPEEFEGLPESTTPRSSEQPKITISKVPITVRPRWDAYWLEGTLCCLLAAYALAYAVGRAKNTSIATNFLKLHKPLLDDNFTLVGETGLDVVAATDERGWRREAEHCFTMWCSGRVCCEGMLLTLKLIKRQDLVHVLLGLVRPTPDTLHIRVELGKDDSDPFVLCVAQKKIATKLAKEMQDLSVFCPERRAGDKHGLPASLAVLSESAEAAAALLDARVTAALTLYHAHVQYIHISDRYCGPKQMEEQAVTKPPVTERVMLVSLALGPDGGGQELRPLLLLLLHLLEKIKRLRLSKEALAKCEKRRWKVAEAWMRGAHAARAEQAALRREEKRKQEKEKILAEDDPEKQRRWELKEQKREKKRKTPKMKQLKVKAM comes from the exons ATGAGGTTCACCTTATTTTCAATAGCGCTGCTACTCTGCGGTGCGCTAGTCACTCAAGCTTATGAAGACTCTAATTTAGAGGATGATGATTTTGCAGAATTTGAACAGTTTGAGGCTGATGATGAGGCAACTGTGAATG ATTTCAGTGAAGAGGCCAAAGAGGTACCAATTCAGAAGTCCAAAGAGCCATTCGATACTGCCGACGCGGCTGATGAAATTCTAGCGGAG GAGGAGGAAGACAATGAGTTTGAGCACTTCCAGGACCCGGAGGAGTTTGAGGGCCTGCCGGAGAGCACTACTCCTCGCAGCTCTGAACAACCAAAGATTACTATTTCTAAG GTTCCTATAACAGTGCGCCCGCGCTGGGACGCCTACTGGCTGGAAGGCACCCTGTGCTGCCTCCTCGCCGCGTACGCGCTGGCCTACGCTGTGGGCCGCGCCAAGAACACCTCCATCGCTACCAACTTCTTGAAGCTGCATAAGCCTCTGTTAGACGACAACTTCACGTTAGTTG GTGAGACCGGGCTGGACGTGGTAGCGGCGACGGACGAGCGCGGGTGGAGACGGGAGGCGGAGCATTGTTTCACCATGTGGTGCAGCGGGAGGGTCTGTTGTGAAGGCATGCTGCTTACTCTCAAGCTGATCAAG cgTCAAGACCTTGTACACGTGTTGCTAGGACTAGTGAGACCCACTCCAGACACACTCCACATTCGAGTGGAACTCGGCAAAGACGACAGCGACCCGTTCGTGCTGTGTGTAGCTCAGAAGAAGATCGCCACCAAACTGGCCAAGGAGATGCAGGACCTG AGCGTGTTCTGCCCCGAGCGACGGGCGGGCGACAAGCACGGCCTGCCGGCGTCACTCGCCGTGCTGTCGGAGAGCGCGGAGGCCGCGGCGGCGCTCCTCGACGCCAGGGTGACCGCCGCCCTCACTCTGTACCACGCGCACGTGCAGTACATACACATCTCCGACAGATACTGCGGCCCCAAGCAGATGGA GGAGCAAGCGGTGACGAAGCCGCCGGTGACCGAGCGAGTGATGCTGGTCAGCCTCGCGCTGGGGCCCGACGGCGGCGGACAGGAGCTGCGGccgctgctgctgctgctgctgcatCTGCTGGAGAAGATCAAGCGGCTGAGACTCAGCAAGGAG GCGCTGGCAAAGTGTGAGAAGCGTCGTTGGAAAGTGGCGGAGGCGTGGATGCGGGGGGCGCACGCCGCGCGCGCTGAGCAAGCGGCGCTGCGCCGGGAGGAGAAACGCAAGCAAGAGAAAGAGAAGATTCTCGCG GAGGACGACCCTGAAAAACAGCGTCGTTGGGAGCTGAAGGAGCAGAAACGCGAAAAGAAACGCAAGACTCCTAAAATGAAGCAACTCAAAGTAAAAGCAATGTGA